DNA sequence from the Thalassotalea sp. 273M-4 genome:
CCATTACCGTGCATTTTGTACCACAACCCAATATCGCACCACAGCATAAACCGATTAAACATTAGGTTTATAAAATATCGACAAGGATCCTTAATGCAACAACAAGACAAGACGTTATGCCATATTTCCATTGGTACTAACAGATTAAAACAAGCCACTGAATTTTATGATAAGTTATTGCCATTATTAGGCATTGAACGAGTGACCGCCCATGAGCAGTCGGTCGCTTATGGCAAAGGTTATCCGACTTTTTGGGTGCAAATTCCTTATGATCAACAGCCTGCTACGGTTGGTAATGGCAGTCATATCGGGTTTATGGCGACAAGTCGAGCGCAAGTGGATGCGTTTTATCATACAGCGCTCAAGCTTGGCGCAAAGTGCAATGGTAAACCGGGTCCTAGGCCCGAGTATGGTGAGCCATATTACGGCTGTTTCGTTATCGACCTAGATGGTCATCGCATTGAAGCCAGCTTTTGGGATGTAAATTATCAGCCGTCTTAGTTATGGTTAACGATGAAGTATCTTTTCACATTGATTGTCAATTTTGCCCCAACTCAAATAATTCTTGCACGTGATTATTAAATAGCGGTTTTGCATTGAGTTAATTTCGGCTAAAGTAGTAGACCAATTCGATTAAATCTTTGCCCACGCAGTAAAAATGTAATCGAGTAGGTCTTAGCCAATAATAAAAATATAAACATCGCTTTAATTTTAGGAACTTTCATTCATTATGTCTGACGCAATCGATTTAAGCCTTGATGGTATCGAACAGATGCCGCTAAGGCGTTTTACCGAGGATGCCTACCTCAATTATTCAATGTATGTGATTATGGATCGTGCCTTGCCACACATTGGGGATGGGTTAAAACCGGTACAACGACGCATTGTTTATGCAATGTCTGAGCTTGGCTTGAATGCAAGCGCTAAATATAAGAAATCGGCTCGTACTGTAGGTGACGTACTGGGTAAATTTCACCCTCATGGCGACTCCGCTTGTTATGAAGCCATGGTATTAATGGCACAACCCTTCTCGTACCGTTACCCATTGGTTGATGGTCAAGGGAACTGGGGGGCGCCCGATGATCCAAAATCGTTTGCTGCCATGCGTTATACCGAGTCGAAGCTGTCAAAATTTAGCGAAGTCTTATTATCCGAACTCGGTCAAGGTACAGTTGATTGGTCACCAAACTTTGATGGTACGATGAAAGAGCCTAAAACTTTACCGGCTCGACTCCCTCACATTTTATTAAATGGTATTACCGGTATTGCAGTCGGTATGGCAACAGATATTCCGCCGCACAATGTGCGAGAAGTGGCCGATGCTTGTGTGCATTTGATCGAAAATCCAAAAGCGGAACTGGCCGAAATTTGCGATATAGTAAAAGGTCCAGACTATCCGACAGATGCTGAAATCATTACCCCACGGGCGGATATTCAAAAGATTTATCAAACCGGTCGGGGTTCGATAAAAATGCGAGCGGTTTATGAAGTGGAGCAAGGTGATATTGTGATCACGGCATTACCACATCAAGCATCGGGAGCCAAAATCTTAGAGCAAATCGCAGCGCAAATGCAGGCTAAGAAACTTCCTATGGTGGTGGATTTGCGTGATGAGTCCGATCATGAAAACCCGACCCGTTTAGTTATCGTACCGCGTTCTAACCGAGTTGATGTCGAGCAAGTGATGCAACATTTATTTGCCACCACCGACTTGGAAAAAAATTATCGCATTAACCTTAATATATTAGGGTTAGACAATCGCCCAGCGGTTAAGAATCTTAGAGAGATTTTAGTTGAATGGCTAGAGTATCGCCGTGAAACCATTCGTCGACGATTGCAGTACCGCTTAGATAAAGTGCTGGCAAGGTTGCATATATTAGATGGTTTGCTGATTGCTTATCTCAATATCGATGAAGTCATTGCGATTATTCGTGAATACGACAACCCCAAAGAAGAGTTAATGACCCGCTTTGGTTTAAGTAAAACCCAAGCAGAAGCCATTCTTGAAATTAAACTTCGTCAGTTAGCCAAACTCGAAGAAATTAAGATCAGAGCTGAGCAGGAAGAACTTGCGAAAGAGCGTGATCAGATTGAAAAAATACTCGCGTCAAAAACCCGGATGAATACTTTAATGAAAAAGGAAATCTTGGCGGTCGCGAAAGAGCATGGTGATGATCGTCGCTCTAAAATGGTTGAGCGAGGCGAAGCCAAGGCCTTAGATGAAAAAGACCTGATGCCGTCAGAACCGGTTACTGTGGTGATCTCTGAAAAAGGTTGGGCAAGGGCCGCAAAAGGCCATGATATTGACCCGAAAGCCTTAAGTTATAAATCAGGCGATACCTATCTTACCTCAGTGAAAGGGCGCAGTAATCGGCCCGTGGTGTTTTTAGATTCATCGGGGCGCGCATTTGCGACCGAAGCCCACAGTCTGCCAAGTGCGCGCAGTCAAGGGGAACCGTTAACTGGGCGTTTTACCCCGGCTCCTGGTAACACCTTTACTCACTGTATTATGGGCAATGATGAGCAGAAATTCTTATTATCGAGCGATTCGGGCTATGGTTTTATTGGTAACTTTGCTGATATGGTCAGTCGTAATAAAAACGGTAAGGCGTTATTAACATTGCCAGAAGGTGCAAAAGTGATGTCACCTCAAGCTGTTAATGACATTGATAATAGCCTGTGTTTATCGATTACCACCGAAGGCCGAATGCTGTTATTCCCATTAAAAGACTTGCCTCAACTGAGTAAAGGTAAAGGGAATAAGATCATTAATATTCCAGCCGCTAGAGCAAAAAGTCGCGAAGAATTTGTTACCATTTTGACCGTGGTAGAGCAAGGTCAAGCCGTTACATTATATGCAGGTAAGCGCAAACTTACCCTAAAGCCGAGTGATTTAGAACATTATCGTGGCGAGCGTGGTCGACGAGGTAATAAGTTACCGCGAGGCTTACAACGGGTTGAGCGAGTCAGTATCGATGGCGAATAAGTCGTCGTCTTTTCACTATTTTTAAGAGTCAAAAAGCGCAGTTAGTCTCTGCGCTTTTTTTATGCTGAAAAACAAATTTACCCAATTATCAGATATCTTTCATAATTGGTAATAGTGTATAATTTGCGCCAACTTAAATCATTTGGAATCTATTGTGTTAGCTGTTGTTCGCCTGATCCTTATTACCATTGCGCTTTTAACCATTAGCCTGTGTTCAATTGTATATTGTATTTTTCGACCTGGGCATCGTAACAATGCTCATTATACTGCCGTCATTGTGGGTAAAATGGCCAAAATTTTTGGAATAGACGTTGAAATTCGTCGCCCAGAAAATCTTGAGGAGTTAGGACCAACCGTTTACGTGGCTAATCATCAAAACTCCTATGATATTTTTACCGTTAGTGCAGGCATGCCAAAAGGTACAGTAAGTATTGGTAAGAAAAGTCTGCGTTGGATCCCATTTTTTGGTCAAATGTATTGGTTTACCGGAAACATTTTGATTGACCGTGGTAATCGCTCAAAAGCCCATGGCACCATAGCGACCGCAGCGCGCAAAATGCGCGAAAAGAACATTTCTGTTTGGTTATTTCCAGAAGGTACCAGAAGTTATGGTCGGGGGTTATTACCGTTTAAAACCGGCGCTTTTCATACCGCTAAACAAGCCAATGCCCCC
Encoded proteins:
- the parC gene encoding DNA topoisomerase IV subunit A — encoded protein: MSDAIDLSLDGIEQMPLRRFTEDAYLNYSMYVIMDRALPHIGDGLKPVQRRIVYAMSELGLNASAKYKKSARTVGDVLGKFHPHGDSACYEAMVLMAQPFSYRYPLVDGQGNWGAPDDPKSFAAMRYTESKLSKFSEVLLSELGQGTVDWSPNFDGTMKEPKTLPARLPHILLNGITGIAVGMATDIPPHNVREVADACVHLIENPKAELAEICDIVKGPDYPTDAEIITPRADIQKIYQTGRGSIKMRAVYEVEQGDIVITALPHQASGAKILEQIAAQMQAKKLPMVVDLRDESDHENPTRLVIVPRSNRVDVEQVMQHLFATTDLEKNYRINLNILGLDNRPAVKNLREILVEWLEYRRETIRRRLQYRLDKVLARLHILDGLLIAYLNIDEVIAIIREYDNPKEELMTRFGLSKTQAEAILEIKLRQLAKLEEIKIRAEQEELAKERDQIEKILASKTRMNTLMKKEILAVAKEHGDDRRSKMVERGEAKALDEKDLMPSEPVTVVISEKGWARAAKGHDIDPKALSYKSGDTYLTSVKGRSNRPVVFLDSSGRAFATEAHSLPSARSQGEPLTGRFTPAPGNTFTHCIMGNDEQKFLLSSDSGYGFIGNFADMVSRNKNGKALLTLPEGAKVMSPQAVNDIDNSLCLSITTEGRMLLFPLKDLPQLSKGKGNKIINIPAARAKSREEFVTILTVVEQGQAVTLYAGKRKLTLKPSDLEHYRGERGRRGNKLPRGLQRVERVSIDGE
- a CDS encoding 1-acylglycerol-3-phosphate O-acyltransferase, whose protein sequence is MLAVVRLILITIALLTISLCSIVYCIFRPGHRNNAHYTAVIVGKMAKIFGIDVEIRRPENLEELGPTVYVANHQNSYDIFTVSAGMPKGTVSIGKKSLRWIPFFGQMYWFTGNILIDRGNRSKAHGTIATAARKMREKNISVWLFPEGTRSYGRGLLPFKTGAFHTAKQANAPIVPVCVSNTHNMVDLNRWNNGKMIIEFMPPFRLEDGDNQSIRHVANNTHELMLAKIKELSIEAGNPLTLNFDDNVTKAEQS
- a CDS encoding VOC family protein, whose product is MQQQDKTLCHISIGTNRLKQATEFYDKLLPLLGIERVTAHEQSVAYGKGYPTFWVQIPYDQQPATVGNGSHIGFMATSRAQVDAFYHTALKLGAKCNGKPGPRPEYGEPYYGCFVIDLDGHRIEASFWDVNYQPS